A region of Leptospirillum ferriphilum DNA encodes the following proteins:
- the folE gene encoding GTP cyclohydrolase I FolE, whose protein sequence is MIDPEKIEQGVRLILEGIGEDALRPGLKETPRRIAELYQDLFRGLDATLSRPLSLIEGEEFDEMIALAGVPFHSMCEHHFLPFFGKAHIAYIPKEGRMTGLSDLGRMLDLYARRPQIQERLTSQLADRIVETLTPQGVMVVLEAEHLCLSMRGIKKPGVPVVTSAVRGIFRKNAKTRQEFLSLIRLDGPDR, encoded by the coding sequence GTGATCGATCCCGAAAAGATTGAACAGGGCGTCCGTCTGATCCTGGAAGGTATCGGAGAGGATGCTCTTCGACCGGGGCTAAAAGAAACCCCCCGGCGCATTGCCGAACTTTATCAGGACCTGTTCCGCGGCCTCGACGCCACTCTTTCCCGGCCCCTTTCCCTGATCGAAGGAGAGGAGTTCGACGAAATGATCGCCCTCGCCGGCGTTCCCTTTCACTCCATGTGCGAACATCACTTTCTCCCTTTTTTTGGAAAAGCCCATATTGCCTATATCCCGAAGGAAGGACGCATGACCGGATTGTCGGATCTCGGACGGATGCTGGACCTCTACGCGCGTCGTCCCCAGATTCAGGAGAGACTCACCTCTCAACTGGCCGACCGGATCGTGGAGACATTGACGCCCCAGGGGGTCATGGTCGTCCTTGAGGCGGAGCATCTTTGCCTTTCCATGCGCGGCATCAAAAAACCCGGCGTCCCGGTCGTTACCTCGGCCGTCCGGGGAATCTTCCGCAAAAATGCCAAAACCCGGCAGGAGTTTCTCTCCCTGATCCGGCTGGATGGTCCCGATCGCTAA
- the folD gene encoding bifunctional methylenetetrahydrofolate dehydrogenase/methenyltetrahydrofolate cyclohydrolase FolD translates to MSTVVLNGRELSQTLLEEQKEQVAELVRKKGRPPGLAVVLVGQDPASETYVRNKRAACKKVGIHAPDINLDPDVSREKLLGLIDDLNRDPAIDGILVQLPLPAGLDKDAVLFRIDPSKDVDGFHPVNVGKMVIGLDTLTPCTPTGILTLLDRNGVSISGKHAVVLGRSLIVGKPMALLLLSRDATVTVCHSRTARLQEETRRADIVVAAMGKPRMVNADYIKPGAVVIDVGISRGEDGKLVGDVDYPSVFPLASAITPVPGGVGPMTIATLLDNTIRAFCFREGLPLQPPRKHT, encoded by the coding sequence TTGTCCACCGTTGTCCTGAATGGCCGGGAGCTGTCACAGACGCTCCTCGAAGAACAGAAAGAGCAGGTTGCCGAGCTTGTCCGGAAAAAAGGCCGTCCCCCGGGTCTGGCCGTGGTCCTTGTCGGCCAGGATCCCGCCAGCGAAACCTATGTCCGGAACAAGCGCGCCGCTTGCAAGAAAGTCGGCATTCACGCCCCGGACATCAATCTCGACCCGGACGTTTCCCGGGAAAAATTGCTGGGGCTTATCGATGACCTGAACCGGGATCCGGCCATTGACGGAATCCTGGTACAACTTCCCTTGCCGGCCGGTCTGGACAAGGATGCCGTTCTTTTCCGGATCGACCCGTCCAAGGATGTCGACGGCTTCCATCCGGTCAATGTCGGGAAGATGGTCATCGGACTGGACACATTGACGCCCTGCACACCGACGGGAATTCTGACCCTTCTGGACCGGAACGGTGTTTCCATTTCCGGAAAACACGCTGTTGTCCTCGGCCGAAGTCTGATCGTCGGCAAGCCCATGGCACTGCTCCTTTTGTCCAGGGACGCGACGGTCACCGTCTGCCACAGCCGGACTGCCCGTCTGCAGGAAGAAACACGCCGCGCCGACATCGTGGTCGCGGCCATGGGAAAACCCCGGATGGTCAATGCGGACTATATCAAACCGGGAGCTGTCGTCATCGATGTGGGAATTTCCCGGGGAGAAGATGGAAAGCTTGTGGGAGACGTGGATTATCCGAGTGTTTTTCCCCTGGCGTCCGCGATTACCCCTGTTCCGGGAGGGGTTGGTCCCATGACGATCGCGACTCTTCTGGACAACACGATCCGGGCGTTCTGCTTCCGGGAAGGACTTCCCCTTCAACCCCCGAGGAAACACACATGA